Proteins encoded together in one Otariodibacter oris window:
- the malG gene encoding maltose ABC transporter permease MalG — MAIQPKSMKLRLFATHLFLICFCALIMFPLLMILGISLRPGNLALGEIIPSQFSLEHWKLALGFSVTNADGSVTPPPFPVLLWLWNSVKVATITALITLALSTTSAYAFARFRFSGKKTLLQSMLIFQMFPAVLSLVALYALFDRLGNYIPLLGLNTHGGVIFAYLGGIAMHIWTIKGYFETIDKSLEEAASLDGATPWQTFRLILLPLSVPILAVVFILSFIAAITEVPVASLLLRDVSNYTLAVGMQQYLYPQNYLWGDFAAAAILSAIPITLVFIVAQRWLVGGLTAGGVKG, encoded by the coding sequence ATGGCTATTCAACCAAAATCAATGAAATTGCGTTTATTCGCAACGCACCTTTTCCTCATTTGTTTCTGTGCGTTAATCATGTTCCCTTTACTTATGATACTCGGTATTTCACTTAGACCGGGAAACCTTGCTTTAGGGGAAATCATTCCAAGTCAATTTTCACTGGAACACTGGAAATTGGCATTAGGTTTTAGTGTCACGAATGCTGATGGTTCAGTCACGCCTCCACCATTCCCTGTTTTATTATGGTTATGGAATTCAGTGAAAGTGGCAACCATTACTGCGTTAATTACATTGGCATTATCGACAACTTCGGCTTATGCCTTTGCGCGTTTCCGTTTTTCTGGGAAAAAGACGCTGTTACAAAGTATGTTAATTTTCCAAATGTTCCCAGCGGTACTTTCTCTCGTCGCTTTATATGCGTTATTCGACCGCTTAGGGAATTACATTCCATTACTTGGTTTGAATACGCATGGAGGGGTAATCTTTGCGTATTTAGGGGGAATTGCAATGCATATTTGGACTATCAAAGGTTACTTTGAAACCATTGATAAATCCCTTGAAGAAGCAGCAAGTTTAGATGGTGCTACACCGTGGCAAACATTCCGTTTAATCTTATTACCTCTTTCTGTACCGATTCTTGCCGTTGTATTTATTCTTTCATTTATTGCGGCAATTACAGAGGTTCCTGTTGCCTCACTCTTACTACGTGACGTCAGCAATTACACCCTTGCAGTAGGTATGCAGCAGTACTTATACCCACAAAACTACCTTTGGGGTGACTTTGCTGCGGCGGCAATACTGTCAGCAATTCCAATCACACTCGTCTTTATCGTTGCACAACGTTGGCTTGTGGGTGGACTCACCGCAGGTGGTGTAAAAGGCTAA
- the malK gene encoding maltose/maltodextrin ABC transporter ATP-binding protein MalK, with the protein MAEVKLVNVGKSYGNVHISKDINLHIEDGEFVVFVGPSGCGKSTLLRMIAGLEDITTGDLYIGDQRINDVPPAKRNIGMVFQSYALYPHLNVAENMSFGLKLAGHSKADIDQRVNQVAEILQLAHLLQRKPKELSGGQRQRVAIGRTLVSQPEVFLLDEPLSNLDAALRVQMRVEISKLHKKLGRTMIYVTHDQVEAMTLANKIVVLNAGGIAQVGKPLELYHYPANRFVAGFIGSPKMNFLPVKVIETKENGVKIELPDATHLNFWIPVDSTGVNVGDNLSLGIRPEHLLPCDQSDVCIKGTVKVVEQLGNETQVHVEMPPIKQSLVYRQSDIVLVEEGDEMSIGINPERCHLFKEDGTACKRLFKELGV; encoded by the coding sequence ATGGCAGAGGTTAAACTCGTTAACGTAGGAAAATCTTACGGTAATGTGCATATTTCTAAAGACATTAATTTACATATTGAAGATGGCGAATTTGTCGTATTTGTTGGACCATCTGGTTGTGGTAAATCAACCTTATTGCGAATGATCGCTGGGTTAGAAGATATTACAACAGGTGATTTGTATATTGGTGATCAAAGGATAAATGATGTACCGCCTGCAAAACGTAATATTGGGATGGTGTTTCAATCTTACGCACTCTATCCTCATTTAAATGTTGCTGAGAATATGTCATTTGGGTTAAAGCTTGCAGGACATTCAAAAGCAGATATTGATCAACGTGTGAATCAAGTGGCTGAAATTTTACAATTAGCTCATTTGTTACAACGTAAACCAAAAGAGTTATCTGGCGGACAACGTCAGCGTGTTGCTATTGGACGCACTTTGGTGTCTCAACCTGAGGTCTTTTTATTGGATGAGCCTCTTTCTAATTTGGATGCGGCATTACGTGTTCAAATGCGTGTTGAAATCTCAAAATTACATAAAAAGCTTGGTAGAACCATGATTTATGTAACACATGATCAGGTTGAAGCGATGACACTTGCTAATAAAATTGTAGTACTCAATGCGGGAGGTATTGCTCAAGTGGGTAAACCTTTAGAGTTATATCATTATCCTGCAAATCGCTTTGTGGCAGGCTTTATTGGTTCACCAAAAATGAACTTCCTACCTGTTAAAGTGATTGAAACTAAAGAAAATGGTGTGAAAATTGAGTTACCTGATGCTACACACTTAAATTTTTGGATTCCAGTAGATAGTACAGGCGTTAATGTGGGGGATAATCTATCTCTTGGTATTCGCCCAGAACATTTATTACCTTGTGATCAAAGTGATGTATGTATCAAAGGTACAGTAAAAGTGGTAGAGCAATTAGGTAATGAAACTCAGGTTCATGTTGAAATGCCACCTATTAAACAGAGTTTAGTTTATCGTCAATCTGATATTGTATTGGTTGAAGAGGGCGATGAAATGTCAATCGGAATTAATCCAGAACGTTGCCATTTATTTAAAGAAGATGGTACGGCTTGTAAGCGATTATTCAAAGAACTTGGTGTATAA
- the malQ gene encoding 4-alpha-glucanotransferase has protein sequence MTKEHPYLYPYFLDEHGNKKYAEQSVYDRMATLLGEPKPAKILPPVKVIKQGESLVLPLNIEEQKKSSLDWTLSLESGEIIKGKCKSNQIELPDTLPLGYHQLTLADHSAECRIIVTPETAYQPQALKQGKKLWGSILQLYTLRSENNWGIGDFGDLKQFLTRLAIKGGDFVGLNPIHALFPANPEGASPYSPSSRLWQNILYIDVTAVEAFKQSKDAQTWFYSREIQQQINEARCKDYVDYSQVIRLKLEGLHLAYNAFKQQDQTEFEQFIAQNGEALKVQGTFDALHQWLSSQFSDQWGWTSWDRQYQSYRNSAVKAFQQEQSDLVRFYMWLQFLAQQQLKSCNELAKKLGMPIGFYRDLAVGVADNGAETWADKELYVLDASVGAPPDILAPQGQNWGLSPMHPEVVQHRGYQPFIDLLRANMKDCGALRIDHILGFARLWWVAKGDSAKNGVYIKYPLEDLLAILALESQRHQCLIVAEALGTVPEGMLEALESKGILAYNIFYFEFDNQGSKPLADYPYQAMTTLSTHDLPTVQGYWKLHDFDLGQQFGVYPNKDILHSLRDARHDNKVAIRRAVEAVQELEPDYMGITQNFTHQLQGYVADTNSALFGTQPEDWLNMLDPVNIPGTSSEYPNWRRKLSRTVNEIFDDEKVQQLLDTIRQKRHG, from the coding sequence ATGACAAAAGAGCATCCTTATCTTTATCCTTACTTTTTAGATGAGCATGGAAATAAAAAATACGCTGAACAATCGGTGTATGATCGTATGGCAACATTACTCGGTGAGCCTAAACCAGCAAAAATCCTACCGCCAGTTAAAGTCATTAAACAAGGTGAATCACTAGTTCTTCCGTTAAATATTGAAGAGCAAAAAAAATCATCACTTGATTGGACATTATCATTGGAAAGCGGTGAGATCATCAAAGGAAAATGCAAATCGAATCAAATCGAATTACCCGATACATTGCCCCTTGGTTATCATCAACTCACATTAGCGGACCATTCAGCGGAATGTCGTATCATTGTTACACCAGAAACAGCATATCAACCCCAAGCATTAAAACAAGGCAAAAAATTATGGGGTTCGATTTTACAACTTTATACGCTACGTTCTGAGAATAACTGGGGGATTGGTGACTTCGGCGATCTCAAACAATTCCTTACTCGCTTAGCCATAAAAGGTGGCGATTTTGTAGGATTAAACCCAATTCATGCGCTTTTCCCTGCTAATCCAGAAGGGGCAAGCCCATATAGTCCATCTTCTCGTCTATGGCAAAATATTCTGTATATTGACGTTACAGCTGTTGAGGCATTCAAACAGAGTAAAGACGCACAAACTTGGTTCTATTCACGTGAAATTCAACAACAAATTAACGAGGCGCGTTGCAAAGATTATGTTGATTATTCGCAAGTGATTAGATTAAAACTCGAAGGGTTGCATCTTGCTTACAATGCTTTTAAACAACAAGATCAAACTGAATTTGAGCAATTTATTGCACAAAATGGTGAAGCATTGAAAGTGCAAGGCACTTTTGACGCCTTGCATCAGTGGTTATCTTCACAATTTAGCGACCAATGGGGATGGACAAGCTGGGATAGACAATATCAAAGCTATCGAAATTCAGCAGTTAAAGCATTCCAACAAGAACAGTCTGATTTAGTTAGATTCTATATGTGGTTACAATTTTTAGCACAACAACAACTGAAAAGTTGTAATGAATTAGCTAAAAAACTCGGGATGCCGATTGGTTTTTACCGCGATCTTGCAGTAGGCGTTGCAGATAATGGGGCTGAAACTTGGGCAGATAAAGAACTTTATGTACTGGATGCCTCTGTCGGTGCGCCTCCTGATATCTTAGCACCACAAGGTCAAAACTGGGGCTTATCGCCAATGCATCCTGAAGTAGTACAACACAGAGGATACCAACCTTTCATTGATTTACTCCGTGCTAATATGAAAGATTGTGGTGCATTACGTATCGACCATATTCTCGGCTTTGCTCGCTTATGGTGGGTAGCTAAAGGTGATTCTGCAAAAAATGGAGTTTATATTAAATATCCACTTGAAGATCTATTAGCAATTCTTGCTTTAGAAAGCCAACGTCATCAATGTCTAATCGTGGCAGAAGCATTAGGTACAGTTCCAGAAGGTATGTTAGAGGCATTAGAAAGCAAAGGTATTCTTGCCTATAACATTTTCTATTTTGAATTTGATAATCAAGGTAGTAAACCATTAGCCGATTATCCATACCAAGCAATGACAACCCTAAGTACTCACGATTTACCAACAGTGCAAGGTTATTGGAAATTACACGATTTCGATCTAGGGCAACAGTTTGGCGTTTATCCAAATAAGGATATTTTACATTCATTACGTGATGCTCGTCATGATAATAAAGTTGCCATTCGCCGAGCTGTTGAGGCAGTACAAGAATTAGAGCCTGATTATATGGGGATTACTCAAAACTTTACCCACCAACTGCAAGGTTATGTAGCTGATACCAATAGTGCCTTATTTGGTACGCAACCGGAAGATTGGCTCAATATGCTAGATCCTGTCAATATTCCGGGTACAAGTAGCGAATACCCGAACTGGCGAAGAAAATTAAGCCGTACAGTGAATGAAATTTTTGATGATGAAAAAGTTCAGCAATTGCTAGATACTATCAGACAAAAACGTCACGGTTAA
- the malF gene encoding maltose ABC transporter permease MalF, whose product MLSSTQATNSSSHTWVKRTFVGLLYLVAFYLVFTIYLQGEILFALLALIIITSGIYIFSNRITYRWRYVYPGVAAMGIFVIFPLVATVVIAFTNYSGSNQLNFNQVVTQLQNQKYFSGERYGFKLLESEEGMHQIALDNAELQKYYLSEPLVVADLEGDITVSEVEVLPEQPVASLRVTTQNRQQLQSINVILPSNDSLTMSSLRQFAQQSARYQFDDTTTILTNLETGDRYKPNDEIGFFEQIDNQDQFTGKRLEPGYTVPIGWKNFVKILTDEGVQQPFIKIFIWTVIFALLTVVFTTTLGMIFASLVQWEALKGKAVYRLLLILPYAVPAFISMLIFKGLFNQSFGEINLILNSLFGIRPEWFNDPFLAKVMILIVNTWLGYPYMMILCMGLLKAIPSDLYEASSIDGASVWQNFRKITVPLLLKPLMPLMIASFAFNFNNFVLIQLLTGGGPSMIGTSTPAGNTDLLVSYTYRIAFEGSGTQDFGLAAAIAVIIFLLVSVLALFQIRLTKMQQE is encoded by the coding sequence ATGTTATCCTCAACTCAAGCAACAAATTCATCATCCCACACTTGGGTAAAAAGGACGTTTGTCGGGCTACTGTACCTCGTTGCATTTTATTTAGTGTTCACTATTTATCTTCAAGGTGAAATTCTTTTTGCCCTTTTAGCATTAATCATTATTACTTCGGGTATTTATATTTTCAGTAACCGTATAACTTACCGCTGGCGTTATGTTTACCCAGGTGTAGCAGCAATGGGAATTTTTGTTATTTTCCCTTTAGTCGCCACAGTTGTTATCGCTTTTACCAATTATAGTGGCTCAAATCAGCTAAACTTCAATCAAGTCGTTACTCAGCTACAAAATCAGAAGTATTTTTCAGGTGAGCGATATGGATTCAAATTACTTGAATCAGAAGAAGGAATGCACCAAATTGCCTTAGATAATGCTGAATTACAAAAATATTACCTTTCCGAACCGCTTGTTGTTGCGGATCTAGAGGGTGATATCACTGTATCTGAAGTAGAAGTACTACCTGAACAACCAGTCGCATCATTACGTGTTACAACACAGAACCGTCAACAATTACAAAGTATCAATGTGATTCTACCGAGTAATGATAGCTTAACCATGAGTTCATTACGTCAATTTGCACAACAAAGCGCTCGTTACCAATTTGATGACACAACGACTATTCTCACTAATTTAGAAACTGGCGATCGCTACAAACCTAATGATGAGATTGGTTTCTTTGAACAAATTGATAATCAAGATCAATTTACTGGAAAACGTTTAGAGCCAGGTTATACCGTACCAATTGGTTGGAAAAATTTTGTGAAAATTTTAACGGATGAAGGTGTTCAACAACCTTTCATTAAGATTTTCATTTGGACCGTGATTTTTGCCTTACTAACCGTGGTATTTACCACTACATTGGGTATGATTTTCGCATCATTGGTGCAATGGGAAGCATTAAAAGGAAAAGCAGTTTATCGCTTATTGTTAATTTTACCTTATGCCGTCCCTGCATTTATTTCCATGCTGATTTTTAAAGGGTTATTTAACCAAAGTTTCGGGGAAATTAACCTTATCTTAAATAGCTTATTTGGTATTCGCCCAGAATGGTTTAATGATCCGTTCCTAGCGAAAGTGATGATTTTAATCGTCAATACTTGGTTAGGTTACCCTTACATGATGATTCTATGTATGGGGTTATTAAAAGCGATTCCATCTGATTTATATGAAGCCTCATCTATTGATGGTGCGAGCGTATGGCAAAACTTCAGAAAAATTACAGTGCCATTACTCCTTAAACCACTTATGCCATTAATGATTGCAAGTTTTGCGTTTAACTTTAATAACTTCGTATTAATTCAATTATTAACAGGTGGTGGTCCAAGTATGATTGGAACAAGTACACCAGCAGGAAATACTGACTTATTAGTGAGCTATACCTACCGTATTGCTTTCGAAGGAAGTGGCACACAAGACTTCGGCTTAGCAGCAGCAATTGCGGTGATCATTTTCTTATTGGTAAGTGTACTTGCACTCTTCCAAATTCGTTTGACCAAAATGCAACAAGAATAG
- the malE gene encoding maltose/maltodextrin ABC transporter substrate-binding protein MalE, which yields MTKLTKTALTVLAGVFLAQGVNAKIVEGQLNIWINADKGYNGLDQVGKKFEEETGIKVVVEHPSGLEEVYPQVASTGDGPDIIIFAHDRFGGYAQAGLLAEVQTSDNFRSKLSDIGWNATKYNGKQIAYPIAVESLSLIYNKDLVPTPPSTWEEVEKLDADLKAKGKNAIMWNLTEPYFTWPVISSQGAYAFKVTDSGYDVKDIGVANEAAQTGLQFVVDLVNKKIVNADMDYSVAEASFNKGDTALTINGPWAWSNIEKSGINYGVAVLPTLNGKASKPFVGVLSAGINSASPNQDLAKEFLENYLLTDEGLETVNNDVALGAVALKSYQAKLASDPRIAATMQNAENGEIMPNIPQMSRFWYSEKAAINSAVTGRQSVKDALDEAKAKIEKE from the coding sequence ATGACAAAATTAACTAAAACTGCATTAACAGTACTCGCTGGAGTATTTTTAGCACAAGGTGTTAATGCCAAAATCGTTGAAGGTCAATTAAATATTTGGATAAATGCCGATAAAGGTTATAACGGTCTTGACCAAGTTGGGAAAAAATTTGAAGAAGAAACTGGAATCAAAGTTGTTGTTGAGCATCCAAGTGGATTAGAAGAAGTCTATCCTCAAGTTGCATCAACTGGTGATGGTCCAGATATCATTATCTTCGCTCATGACCGTTTCGGTGGTTATGCACAAGCTGGCTTACTTGCTGAAGTACAAACCAGTGATAATTTTAGAAGCAAATTATCTGACATTGGTTGGAATGCAACTAAATACAATGGAAAACAAATTGCTTATCCAATCGCTGTAGAATCTTTATCACTTATCTACAATAAAGATTTAGTACCAACTCCACCAAGCACTTGGGAAGAAGTTGAAAAATTAGATGCTGATTTAAAAGCTAAAGGCAAAAATGCGATCATGTGGAACCTTACAGAACCTTACTTTACATGGCCAGTAATTTCTTCACAAGGTGCTTATGCATTTAAAGTGACTGATAGCGGATATGATGTTAAAGATATCGGTGTTGCAAATGAAGCAGCTCAAACAGGTTTACAATTTGTTGTTGATTTAGTGAACAAAAAAATTGTAAATGCTGATATGGATTATTCTGTTGCTGAAGCGTCCTTCAACAAGGGTGACACAGCGCTTACAATCAATGGTCCTTGGGCATGGTCAAATATTGAAAAAAGTGGCATTAATTATGGTGTAGCAGTATTACCAACATTAAATGGTAAGGCATCAAAACCTTTCGTTGGTGTACTCAGTGCGGGTATTAACTCTGCTAGTCCAAATCAAGATTTAGCAAAAGAGTTCTTAGAAAACTATTTATTAACTGATGAAGGTTTAGAAACAGTGAATAATGATGTTGCACTTGGTGCTGTTGCATTAAAGAGCTATCAAGCTAAATTAGCGTCAGATCCTCGTATCGCTGCAACAATGCAAAATGCAGAAAATGGTGAAATCATGCCAAATATTCCACAAATGAGCCGTTTCTGGTATTCAGAAAAAGCTGCGATTAATTCAGCAGTGACAGGTCGTCAATCTGTGAAAGATGCATTAGATGAAGCCAAAGCGAAGATTGAAAAAGAATAA